A region from the Lolium perenne isolate Kyuss_39 chromosome 4, Kyuss_2.0, whole genome shotgun sequence genome encodes:
- the LOC127332381 gene encoding B3 domain-containing protein Os06g0194400-like: MAEANPYEEQRRRQVEENKSKLEELRLHRLSAAVRVAAVKPMPKVTIKPRNHRPPPDVIRRSGRIARLDKQPYFRITKADRDKKAELHRPVYATNEERAYAIAKAEELKDQLDSHYPAFLRPLTLYYAAGKWLGIPLQFSKRYLPWCNEMILLVDEQGTEYQVLYRAHGSGLSATDWKPFAIAHKLADGDCLLFQQVERIKFKVYIIRASSYHEKDY; this comes from the exons ATGGCTGAGGCGAATCCGTACGAGGAGCAGCGCCGGAGGCAGGTGGAGGAGAACAAGAGCAAGCTGGAGGAGCTGCGGCTGCACCGCCTCTCTGCGGCCGTACGCGTGGCCGCCGTCAAGCCCATGCCG AAAGTGACGATTAAGCCGAGGAATCATCGCCCGCCGCCGGACGTGATCCGGCGGTCTGGCCGCATCGCTCGCCTCGACAAGCAGCCGTATTTCCGCATCACAAAGGCAGATCGTGATAAAAAGGCCGAATTGCATCGTCCGGTGTACGCGACCAACGAGGAGAGAGCCTACGCCATCGCCAAGGCCGAAGAGCTCAAGGACCAGCTGGACTCCCACTACCCTGCCTTTCTCAGGCCCTTGACCCTGTATTATGCCGCAGGAAAATGGCTG GGCATACCACTGCAGTTCAGCAAGAGGTATCTCCCGTGGTGCAATGAGATGATCTTACTGGTGGATGAGCAAGGTACCGAGTATCAGGTGCTTTACCGTGCGCACGGTAGCGGTCTCTCCGCTACTGACTGGAAACCGTTCGCCATCGCTCACAAGCTGGCTGACGGTGACTGCTTGCTGTTCCAGCAGGTTGAGAGGATAAAATTCAAG GTCTACATAATTAGAGCAAGTTCTTACCACGAGAAGGACTACTGA